The Arachis ipaensis cultivar K30076 chromosome B05, Araip1.1, whole genome shotgun sequence nucleotide sequence TATTTTCTATTATACACTACTCTTTAGATTCTTAAGTGGGCTAGCTATAGGGAGCCTTAGTTGCTTCATCTACTTTCTCAAACCAGGTGAATACAAGGTCTACATTTCTCTTTTGTTTCATGTACTCCCCTCAATGCATGTCTTGTCTCTGAAGTGTATATGTTAATAATAATCTGTTTAATCCAACAAAGATTGGATATTTAGGCATCTTTTTGTTGAAAATCTCAACTACATAATAACATTCCATAGTTTGATTCCTCTCTTATTTAGTATATCATTATAATTAcgctattatttatttaattgtgtTATTTTCAATCTCCTATGACATAATTGTTTAGACAATAGCTCAACCTGCAAGATCTTTGACTGCCACTTCAGTGCCATCCTCTACAGTGCAACCTCCTACTTTGTCCATGGGACAGTGAGTTCatgtttatcttttctttctctctaagTTTCAGTGCAATATAAAATTCTTTTTTTGAATCATCTTGTATAATTCTCTATTTCTTATACTTTTGGTTTTTAGAAGAGTATCCAATCTTGAGCAAATTCCTGTTATGACTCCTGCTAGGTAAGTATCTGACATTTATCTATCAAGGTTTAATTTAACAAGTATTTAACTATTTTACCCAATGAATAGTTCATGTAACCATGATTAAACAAATGTGgttgctttttttttaattttggcatattggttttttttctttttaaacctTATTTAGGAATTGGGAGGATATTTAGGAAGGCGATTAGAAGGGTATATcattactctttttttcttttaattttgatttttggaGAGGCAATGGGATGTATCGACTTGCTAATAATTTTTGGTACAAAATGCCGAATTCCCAAGAGATTCTAACTTTTGAAAGTTCTGAAGGCATCATTCCGATCATGTTTGGTTTAATCTATATGTTAACTTGTATAGATAGACTTTTCTTGTATTCCATGACTTTGTTAGATTGATTGAAGGAGTGTGTTATTTTTCAGGGAGCTATTAAGGGGCCATTGATAACTATAGTCATGATTGCTCTAAAGGATTTGTATGCTGAATTTGTTCTTGAAGAACCTAAAGGAAAGGTTATGCTGGCAAGCCATTTACATTTGCTTTGTATGTGTTGGTAGCTGTAGTTCTACATTTAATTGattaagtattttttatttataaacaaaaaaatatggcTCTTGAAAAGTTTTTACAATTAGAATCCACACCCTTTTCAAATAATATCACCTATAATTGGTCTTTTTTTTTAAGCTCATGTATGAAATTGCGCCGGATTAAAACTAtcgcatttttttttaaattcacataaatttgcggcggttttaaaaccgctgtaattttttttaaattcactgATCAAAATAGCGACGGTTTtgaaaccgccgcaaaatcaatGATATGATTTGCAGCGGTTGTGCCAGCGGTTTTCCAGAACCGTCGCAAAATCAAATCTCCACCCCCTAATAGGCAACGCATGTGGAACCGCTGGAATTTCATTTCGCGGCGATTTTTAACCGTCGCAAATCCCTAAAAAAATCGCCGCTATTCGGCATGTCTCTTGTAGTGAAGATTGAGCATAATATTCACTTCAATAGGTtcatttttaaaaagtttaaaaattcaaaagttctAGTAGGGATGACAACGGGTCTCCATGGAAGCGGGGACATGCTCTCCGCCCCCGTCCCGTCCCCGCAACGAGTAACGGGGACCCCGTATCCGTCGGGGATCGGGGTTTTCATGGATACCCacgaattttaaaaaaaatcaaaaaattaaaagataaattcacagcaaacaaacaaatttagaattcaatttaaCTATAATACAAATTCAATACAATACATATACAAATTCAACTGTTTTTTTCTCACATAATTATTGAATCTTCTTCAGATATACAATAAATTTAACTCATCTTCATCTGtttctaattttcaaattcaaaattcaaaattttcaaactaAAACCCTAACCTCTCCAAAATATTGTGTCCAATGGCCACCGCAACATTTAATCCACCACAAATCTGTTCATTTCAATAACAAACATCTATTATTACACAAATCTTATACCAATTTCACATATCTGGTTCCATTCTCATCAATTTCATCAAATGTAAAACTAGTTTCATCAATTCTTTGTTATTCTTTGACACCCAAATTTGATGAGTAATAAGAACAGAGCATGCAATGAATTCAAAtactaagaaagaaagaaagaaagaaagaatcgAAACCTGAGCAGGTTAATACACTGATTATGAGGCGGCGGCACCTGTGGAGGTGGAGGCGGAGTAGCGGCGCAAGTGAAGATAGAGGTGCAAGTGGGGGGCGACACGGCTGGAGCCTCGCTAACGACTCACCAGATGGTTTGAGAGGAAGAGAGAGGGTCGCGGGTGGAGCCAGAGGCACGGGTGGGTGCGGCAACACGGCTGGAGCCTCTCCGGTGACACACCAGTTGGTTtgagaggaagagaaggaggCGCGAGTGAAGACAGTGGCATGGGTAGTGCAGCGTCGCGGCTGGAGCNNNNNNNNNNNNNNNNNNNNNNGGTGAGGGAGGAGAAGAAATGAAGAGGGAAGCACTGGAGTAGTGAAAATtaggttatatatatataggaggACAGTTACGTAATTTTATATAAACGGATATCTACGGGGCGGGTACCTCTTCCCCCGTCCCGTCCCGTTTATTAAACGGGGACCCATACTCGCCATCTACGGAGGAAAAATGTCCCCCAAATCTGTCTCCCGGTGGGTGAATCCCCATGGATACCCGTTTCGCCGGGAGAAATTGCCATCCCTAATTTTTAGATTAAGGTTTTTTTAAAGATTGTTCCCTACCATACAACAAATTTATCTTTGTTTtttgatattattaattttttcccAGTTAGACAGATTCATTCAAAATACTAATATTTCATGTGCATTAATCTATATATACGTACTTAGTATCAGATAAAAAAGATTGTGTTtcataattatgtttattatcaCAATTACAATACAACTTTTTCCAAGTCTAAATTAAAAGCTACGTAAATAATGTATAATTGTATATAACATCATGGAGTAGTTTCACCTACTCTTATTACACCttatttgtgttttttatttgTTAGTTTACCGTTATGAtctgtttttcttcatctttaaatctttaattatagcaatcaaccctataaaaataatttgaaaacataAGACAATCAACTattcaaaaataagtttaaaAAAACTGTTGTATAGAATGTACTAACACATGAAAGTTATTACAGGTTGTTAACGAAtcgaataatatataatatatttaataaaaattacaaaaaatattaaaagtatagAAATGTATGCATTAATAACATCCATAACACTAGTGATGATAATCTTTGACCATTTTCATTTTTGGTTACTTAAttatttttccaaaataaattctttgattttatcctttttaatttattttttgaccatttaaattattttttcttttaaaagtaNNNNNNNNNNNNNNNNNNTTGCATTCTAATAAAGAATAAAAGGTGAATGCAGCTCATTTTTAAtcttgaaaaagaaattgttaacgaaacattatatattgtatttaaaaaaataaaaaatgaaaaaaaaatctttatctGCATAGTTTGTGGACTGAACTGAATGAAATCAAACAAATTGAGTGAGATACAATAAAAACTGTAGATACTAGTAGTCTTTTAAATTTACTTAAAAAAGTTCTTTCATATCCATAAGTTATTGAGTTGTTATCGAATACGATATGACTGCTAAGATCTCCTATATTTTCAATAGTCACTATCAATTCGTTATGTCGCTGGTTACGTAAAACTAATAATCATGCATGGATATGTTAATAAAATTTTTGTGGTGCAATGAGNNNNNNNNNNNNNNNNNNNNNNNNNNNNNNNNNNNNNNNNNNNNNNNNNNNNNNNNNNNNNNNNNNNNNNNNNNNNNNNNNNNNNNNNNNNNNNNNNNNNNNNNNNNNNNNNNNNNNNNNNNNNNNNNNNNNNNNNNNNNNNNNNNNNNNNNNNNNNNNNNNNNNNNNNNNNNNNNNNNNNNGACCAGCCCTGTCGCCTTCGCCGTTCGCATCCCGTCGCCACCGCTGGAGGGAGACCGCCGTCGCATCCAGCCACACCGTTACCACAGATCCGTCATTCGTCGTCGCCGATGCTTGGTCACCATCGCCGAGCTGCATGTCGTCGCCGTTAAGGAAGTCGCCGCCGTCACGTTCTACTTTCCTATGTGCCTCCATCAGCGTTGATCTGTCACTGTTGTTGCTGAGTTGGTGTCGCCGCCGCTATTTGCCGTTCTGAGCTGCGCCGCCGCGACTGTGGTCGCCAGAAACGGTGCTGTGGCCGTCAGAACTGCTCGGAGATCACCGCTGCCACCAGAAACCACTGCCGAGGTCTAGGTCTGCTTGGTTATATAGTCACCGTTGCTGCTGAACCGACAGAGCCACTCCTGAG carries:
- the LOC107644354 gene encoding uncharacterized protein LOC107644354 isoform X1 codes for the protein MERHVCCSFFRCERPGVVVWFPNRPVPSSTLQPPTLSMGQGVSNPEQIPVMTPARFLSGLAIGSLSCFIYFLKPGEYKTIAQPARSLTATSVPSSTVQPPTLSMGQRVSNLEQIPVMTPARELLRGH
- the LOC107644354 gene encoding uncharacterized protein LOC107644354 isoform X2; this encodes MERHVCCSFFRCERPGVVVWFPNRPVPSSTLQPPTLSMGQGVSNPEQIPVMTPARFLSGLAIGSLSCFIYFLKPGEYKTIAQPARSLTATSVPSSTVQPPTLSMGQVSNLEQIPVMTPARELLRGH
- the LOC107644354 gene encoding uncharacterized protein LOC107644354 isoform X5; amino-acid sequence: MGQGVSNPEQIPVMTPARFLSGLAIGSLSCFIYFLKPGEYKTIAQPARSLTATSVPSSTVQPPTLSMGQRVSNLEQIPVMTPARELLRGH